A single Elaeis guineensis isolate ETL-2024a chromosome 15, EG11, whole genome shotgun sequence DNA region contains:
- the LOC105058071 gene encoding flavonoid 3'-monooxygenase CYP75B137, producing the protein MAPLLLLLSTLLLSSLLYYFFFSKGRTQGSRAPLPPGPTGWPVLGNLPQLGSKPHHTLHALSRAHGPIFRLRLGSVDVVVAASAAVATQFLRAHDANFSHRPPNSGAEHIAYNYQDLVFAPYGPRWRARRKLLNLHLFSGKALEDLRPVREGELAVLVRALWDRTGANEPVDLGRAANKCATNALARATVGRRVFQEEEEEEAAEFKNMVVELMRLAGVFNVGDFVPGIGWLDLQGVVRRMKKLHRRLDRFLDGLIAEHRRAANGGGGGGAKDLLSVLLGLKEEDLDIDGEGGKLTDTDIKALLLNLFTAGTDTTSSTVEWALAELIKHPDILRKAQVELDSVVGRDRLVSESDLPNLPFVQAISKETFRLHPSTPLSLPRMSSEACEVAGYHIPQGATLLVNVWAIARDPAVWHDPLEFQPARFLPGGGYEHMDVKGNDFEIIPFGAGRRICAGMSLGIRMVQFMIASLVHAFDWALPEGQMAEKLDMEEAYGLTLQRAMPLMVHPVPRLASAAY; encoded by the exons ATGGctccccttctcctcctcctctccacccttcttctctcctccctcctctactacttcttcttctccaagggaaGGACACaggggagccgagctccgctcccACCGGGCCCAACGGGATGGCCCGTTCTCGGAAACCTCCCCCAGCTCGGCTCAAAACCCCACCACACGCTCCACGCCCTCTCTAGGGCCCACGGGCCCATCTTCCGCCTCCGCCTCGGCTCGGTAGACGTCGTCGTAGCCGCCTCCGCCGCCGTCGCCACTCAGTTCCTCCGCGCTCACGACGCCAACTTCTCGCACCGCCCGCCCAACTCCGGCGCCGAGCATATCGCCTACAACTACCAGGATCTTGTCTTCGCCCCCTATGGGCCCCGTTGGAGAGCCCGCCGTAAGCTCCTCAACCTCCACCTCTTCTCCGGCAAGGCTCTCGAAGACCTCCGACCGGTCCGGGAGGGCGAGCTCGCGGTCCTCGTGCGGGCCCTCTGGGACCGGACTGGGGCGAATGAGCCGGTGGATCTGGGCAGGGCCGCGAACAAGTGCGCCACAAACGCGCTGGCCCGGGCCACGGTGGGCCGGCGGGTGTtccaggaggaggaggaggaggaggcggcggaGTTCAAGAACATGGTGGTGGAGCTGATGAGGCTCGCTGGAGTTTTCAACGTCGGGGACTTCGTGCCGGGTATCGGGTGGCTGGACCTCCAGGGGGTGGTGCGGCGGATGAAGAAGTTGCACCGCCGCTTGGACAGATTCCTGGACGGGCTCATCGCCGAGCACCGCCGGGCTGCGaatggcggcggcggcggtggcgcGAAGGATCTCCTGAGCGTGCTTCTCGGGCTGAAGGAGGAGGACTTGGACATAGACGGCGAGGGTGGCAAGCTGACCGACACGGATATCAAAGCGCTGCTCCTG AACTTATTCACGGCAGGGACGGACACCACATCCAGCACCGTTGAGTGGGCCTTGGCAGAACTCATCAAGCATCCAGATATCCTCAGGAAGGCCCAAGTGGAGCTCGACTCCGTTGTGGGCCGAGACCGGCTCGTCTCCGAGTCAGACCTGCCCAACCTCCCCTTCGTTCAGGCAATCAGCAAAGAGACATTCCGGCTCCACCCATCAACGCCACTCTCCCTTCCCCGCATGTCCTCCGAAGCGTGCGAGGTCGCCGGCTACCACATTCCACAGGGTGCAACTCTCCTAGTGAACGTATGGGCCATCGCACGTGATCCGGCCGTGTGGCATGACCCGCTTGAGTTCCAACCTGCCCGGTTCCTCCCCGGCGGCGGCTACGAGCACATGGATGTGAAGGGGAATGACTTCGAGATCATACCATTTGGCGCCGGCCGGAGGATTTGCGCCGGGATGAGCCTGGGTATAAGGATGGTCCAGTTCATGATAGCTTCGTTGGTGCATGCTTTTGATTGGGCTCTGCCGGAGGGGCAGATGGCGGAGAAGTTGGATATGGAGGAGGCTTATGGGCTCACCTTGCAGAGGGCTATGCCGTTGATGGTGCACCCAGTTCCAAGGCTAGCCTCGGCAGCATACTAG